The genome window CGAGCGCGAGGACCTTCGACGCCAGGTCGGCGATCTCGGCGGGGTTGCGGTAGTTGACCGTGAGCGTGAAGCGGCGGCGCGGGCGGGTGCCCAGGGCCTCGTCGCGGGCCTCGGCCGCCTCGTCCGGGTCGGACCAGGACGACTGGGCCGGGTCGCCGACGACGGTCCAGGTCGCGTGCCGGCCGCGGCGCCCGACCATCCGCCACTGCATCGGCGTGAGGTCCTGCGCCTCGTCGACGATCACGTGCGCGTACTCGGTGCGCTCCTGCGCCAGCCGCTCGGCGCGCTCACGCTGCGACTCCTCGCGGACGGGCATCAGCTCCTCGAGCCCGGTCAGCTGGTCGAGCGGGTCCAGCTCGCGCCTCTTCTTCGGGCGGGCCGGCAGGCCGAGGACGGCCTGGAGCTCGTCGAGCAGGGCGATGTCGTGCACGGAGTACCCGTCCCGCTTCAGCGAGCGCGCGACCCTGCGCACCTCGCCGGGGGTGAGGACGCGCCGCGCCCAGCGGCCGAGCCGCCTCTCGTCGGCCATCGCCGCGACGACCGACCGGGGGGTCAGCTCGGGCCACCAGGCGTCCAGGAACGCGATGAAGGAGTCCTCGGTGGTGATGTCCTCGTCGAAGGAGGACCGCAGCTCGGCGGCCAGCTCGGGGTCGGCGTGCCGGTTCGCCGCGCCGGACTGCGCCCACAGGGCGTCCAGGAGCAGCTTGCGGGCGCGCGGACGCAGCAGGTTGACGGGCGCCGTACCGGTGAGGGCGGTGCGCCGGATCCGCTCCAGCTGCTCCGCCTCCAGCTCCAGGCGGCGGCCGAAGGCGACGACCCGCAGCCGCTCCGGTGCGCCGCTGCGCTCCAGCGCGCCGCGGGCCGCCTTGCGCAGCACCTTGAGCATGCGGGAGGAGCCCTTCGCGCGGGCCACGGACGGGGAGTCGTAGAGCGTGGCCTCGACGCCGTCGACGAGTGAGCCGATGGCGCGGATCGCGACCTGGCCCTCCTCGCCGAGCGACGGCAGGACGCCCTCGGTGTAGGCGACGAGCAGCGGGGTGGGCGAGACGATCAGGATGCCGCCCGCGTAGCGGCGCCGGTCCTGGTACAGCAGGTACGCGGCCCGGTGCAGGGCGACGGCGGTCTTGCCGGTGCCGGGGCCGCCCTCGACGTAGGTCACGGAGGCGGCGGGGGCGCGGATGACCAGGTCCTGCTCCGCCTGGATGGAGGCCACGATGTCCCGCATGGTGTGGGTGCGGGCCTGGCCGAGGGCGGCCATCAGGGCGCCGTCGCCGATGACGGGCAGCTCGTGGCCGTCGAGGAAGGCCGTCAGCTCGGGGCGCATCAGGTCGTCCTCGACGCCGAGCACCCTGCGCCCCTTGGAGCGGATGACCCGGCGGCGCACGACCCGCCCGGGGTCGACCGGGGTGGAGCGGTAGAAGGGGGCGGCGGCGGGTGCCCGCCAGTCGATGACCAGCGGCGCGTAGTCCTGGTCGAGGACGCCGATACGGCCGATGTGCAGGGTCTCGGCGATGTCGGCCGTGTTGTCGGAGCGCACCGCGCCCTCGGCGGGCTCGACAGCCGTGTACGCGCCGTCGGGTCCCTTCTTGCCGTCCTTGCCGAGCAGCAGGTCGATCCGGCCGAAGAGGAAGTCCTCGAACTCGTTGTTGAGCCGGTTGAGGTGGATGCCGGCCCGGAACACCTGGGCGTCACGCTCGGCGAGCGCGCCGGGCGTGCCGACCTGGCCGCGCTGGGCGGCGTCGTTCATCAGGAACTCCGCCTCGTGGATCTTCTCCTCGAGACGCCGGTAGACCCGGTCCAGGTGTTCCTGTTCGACGCTGATCTCCCGGTCACGGAGCGAGTCGTGCGCGGACTTGCCGACCGGGCCGAGCGCGGTTTCCTGTTGAACCTGAGCGGCCACCGGGCCCCCTTCTGACGTGCTGAGCAGCCGTCCACCGTACGCGAAGGGGGACCGGGGAGGCTACGGCCCGCTCCGAACCGACGCGGCCCTGTCGCCGGACTCCCGACCGCCCTGCGGGCGGACGACGGGAATTTGACGACAGGACCGCACACGTCGACCCGCGGCGTGACTCGGACGCACGCCGCGGGAAGCGCTCAGGCCGGTGGGGGGCGGCTACGCCTTCACCTCCACCAGCTTCTTCCCGTCGAACGTCATGAGCTCGAAGTGGTCGATCTGGTTCGGTGTGAAGGCGGCGGCGCCGCTCACGTAGAGCGGGTTCTTCGACTCCTCCGTCTTGCCGTCGGGGATGCCGTAGCCCCACTGCGGGACGGACCAGGAGGCCAGTGTCTCGCGCTCGCCGTTCTTGCCGACGGCGACCCACGAGCACTTGAGCGGGCCCTTGACGCCCTTCACCTCGATGGCGCCGCTGGTGCCCCAGTCCTTGGCCTGCATCGCGATCGTGGCGCTGACCCCGGTGGTCGGGTCGGTCGCCGAGACCTTGTCGGTCATGGACTGGAAGGCGGCCTTGGCGGGCGAGACCGCCGCCACCGTGTGTCCGGTGTTGCCGTCGTCGCCGCCGTTCACCGCCATCACGGCGACCGGGCCGCCGATGATCAGCGCGGCGGCGGCCGCGACAAGGTAGAAGCTGCGCCGCCGCTTCTGGGCGCGCCGCTCGGAGACCTCGTCGACCAGCCGCTCGACGAGCCGTGGGCTGGGTTTGGCGGACAGGGATTCGCCGATGGCGGGGGTGCCGTGGCTGCCCGGCATGTCGGCGAGCGCGGCCAGCATCGGTTCCATGCCGGCCAGGTCGTCGAGCTGCTGGGCACACCAGTCGCAGGTGGCGAGGTGCGCCTCGAAGGCGGTCGCCTCCGCGTCGTCCAGGATGCCGAGGGCGTAGGCGCCGACGGTTTCATGGATGTCGCCCTGCCCCTGGGGACCGCCTCTCACGGCCCCGGGGCCACCAGTGCCGAATCCCCCGTACAGGTTGCTCATGCCGTCACCCCCCGCTCCTCCAGTGCCAGCTTCATCGACCGCAGGGCGTAGAACACCCTGGAGCGCACCGTTCCGCTGGGGATGCCGAGCGTTTCGGCCGCCTCATTGACCGTACGCCCTTTGAAGTACGTTTCGACCAGGACCTCCCTGTGGGCAGGGGTCAGGTCTTCCAGCGCGTCCGACAGTGTCATCAGCCACAACGCCTTGTCGATCTCGTCCTCCGCGGGGATGACCTCCAGCGGCGACGGGTCGACCTCCTGCGGCCGGGCCTGCCGGCTGCGGTGGCCGTCGATGACGATGCGCCGGGCGACCGTCACCAGCCAGGGGCGTACCGAACCGGTCGCTCGGTTGAGCTGGCCGGCGTTCTTCCAGGCACGGATGAGCGTCTCCTGCACGACGTCCTCGGCGCGCTGCCGGTCGCCCGCGACCAGGCGCAGCACGTAGGCGAGCAGGGGTCCCGCATGTTCTCGATACAGGGCACGCATCAGCTCCTCGTCCGGCTCGGTCGAGGACGCCGAGGACGAGGTCATGCGATGTCGGGCCCTGGGCCGCTTTCGTTCATCAGCCACGGCGGAATCCTTGCGCACGCCTACCTCCGGTGTCCGGGGGTTCCCCCAGTCGGTCGCTCACATCCGGGTACGCGCGAGTAGGTCCGCGTGTTCAAAGCGACACCAGAAATTTCTTGGAGAAGGTGTGGAAGCCCTTGTTCCCGGGCACCCATTTCTCCCCCAACGGGACATACGGCCGCCGGAGCGGAGAGACCCAGGTCACACCGGCAGGCGCTTCACTCCCGGACTCACCAAGATCGCCGTGTGAAAATTTGGCTGGACTTCGGTGGAGGAATTGTCGAGATCGAGGTGCGCACTGCCCGATTTCAGCCAAATTCTTCGGTAACTCTGCTTTTTCCGTGAGCTAGACGAATGGCCTCCCTTGCCGTTGTTTCCCTCGGCTTCCTTTCCTTTCAGGGTGTTCATGGCGTTCAGGGCGTTCAACGGGTTCACGGTGTTCAGGGCGTTCAGCCTGTTGCTAGGAACCCCGGGGCTTCAGCCCTGGGGGAATCGCGTCCTGGGGCTCGCGGCGGGCAGCGCCGCGGGTTCGCTGCGTCCGTTTGGCCGCGTAGCGGCTGGGGGGCCGTGTCCGGCGGTGCCGGTGAGAGCCGGGCCTCAGGCGCCGGGTTCACTCGGTGGGGTGACAGGTGGGGAACGTGCGGTGGGCGGTCGTACGCGTGTGTAGGTTTGTTGATCATGAAGCTGGTGGTCCAGGTCAGGCTGCTGCCGACGCCCGTGCAGGCGGCGGCGCTTGAGGCGACCCTGCATGCCTGCAACGAGGCGGCCACCTGGGCCAGCGGCGTGGCGTTCGACAAGGACGTGAAGCGGAACTTCGCGCTGCGCGAGCACACCTACGGCGAGCTCAAGACCCGGTGGGGGCTAGGAGCTCAGGCGGCCCAGCACGTGATCAAGAAGACGTGCGACGCGTATGCCGCTTTGAAGGCGAACCTCAGTTCCGGGAATCTGGGCAGGCCCGGTTCCCGGCGGTACCGGAAGGCCACCGGCAAGCCCATCGCCTTCCGGTCGCAGAGCGCGCAGCCCTACGACGACCGGATGCTGTCCTGGCGGATCGACCAGCGGAAGGTGTCCATCTGGACGGTGGCCGGGCGGGTCAAGGACGTGGCGTTCACCGCCTCCCCGCAGCAGCTGGCCACCCTCGCCCTGTACCGCAGGGGCGAGTCCGACCTGGTGTGCCGGGACGGCATGTGGTTCCTGCTGGCCACCTGCGAGGTGCCCGAAGCCGCACAGAACACCGATCCGGTGGACTTCCTCGGCGTCGACCTGGGCATCGTGAACATCGCCACCACCTCGGACGGCGAGATCATGGCCGGGCGTCAGCTGAACCGCATCCGGCGCCGGGAACGCACGCTGCGCACGAAGCTGCAGAAGAAGAACACCCCCTCCGCGAAACGCCGCCTGAAGAAGCGAAGGCGTAAGGAGGCGCGGCGGGCCAGAGACATCAACCACAAGATCGCGAAGCATGTGGTGGCCGAGGCGGAACGCACCGGTCGTGGGATCGCCCTGGAGGATCTGAGGGGCATCCGCGAGCGGGTACGGCTTCGCAAGCCCCAACGGGCCACCCACTCCAGCTGGGCCTTCGCCCAGCTGGGGTCGTTCATCGCGTACAAGGCCCGCCGGGAGGGGGTGCCGGTGGTGTACGTCGATCCGGCGTACACCTCCCGCACCTGCGCCGAGTGCGGCCACATCGACAAGGCGAACCGGGTCTCGCAGGCCTGGTTCGCGTGCCGGTCCTGCGGATTCGTTGATCATGCGGACCGGAACGGCTCCCGCAACATCCGCGCACGCGCGTGGGAGTTGTGGCGACGCGGGGCCCAGTCAACGGCCCCCGCCTCACCCGTCGCAGCCACGGGTGGGGCCGGACGCAAACGGCACGTCACCGCCAGCGACGCCCGCTGTGCAAGCCCTGTCGCATCAGCGGCGGGTAGTTGACAACGTCCAGTAGTCACGCTCGGGAGCTCGCCCCACAGAGAGCGGCACCCGGACCCCCCGGTACGCCCACCATGGCAGACGGGACTGACAACGCCCGGCCGCCGCCTCACCGCGCCCCTGCCCGCCAGGTGAGAGCAACGTTCCCTTCCGGTCACCGGGTGCCACAGGGCGGAAACGCGTCCTCCCTACCTTCGGGACTCATCACCGCGTACCGACACCCGGGCACCGCAGAACCGTGGAGGCGTCATGACAGCCCCGAGCAC of Streptomyces cynarae contains these proteins:
- a CDS encoding HelD family protein; protein product: MAAQVQQETALGPVGKSAHDSLRDREISVEQEHLDRVYRRLEEKIHEAEFLMNDAAQRGQVGTPGALAERDAQVFRAGIHLNRLNNEFEDFLFGRIDLLLGKDGKKGPDGAYTAVEPAEGAVRSDNTADIAETLHIGRIGVLDQDYAPLVIDWRAPAAAPFYRSTPVDPGRVVRRRVIRSKGRRVLGVEDDLMRPELTAFLDGHELPVIGDGALMAALGQARTHTMRDIVASIQAEQDLVIRAPAASVTYVEGGPGTGKTAVALHRAAYLLYQDRRRYAGGILIVSPTPLLVAYTEGVLPSLGEEGQVAIRAIGSLVDGVEATLYDSPSVARAKGSSRMLKVLRKAARGALERSGAPERLRVVAFGRRLELEAEQLERIRRTALTGTAPVNLLRPRARKLLLDALWAQSGAANRHADPELAAELRSSFDEDITTEDSFIAFLDAWWPELTPRSVVAAMADERRLGRWARRVLTPGEVRRVARSLKRDGYSVHDIALLDELQAVLGLPARPKKRRELDPLDQLTGLEELMPVREESQRERAERLAQERTEYAHVIVDEAQDLTPMQWRMVGRRGRHATWTVVGDPAQSSWSDPDEAAEARDEALGTRPRRRFTLTVNYRNPAEIADLASKVLALAMPGSTAPTAVRSTGVQPRFTVIRDSMAPTVREEAARLLDRVDGTVGVVVAMNRREEAARWLDGLGDRVVALGSLEAKGLEYDATVVVSPAEIADESPAGLRVLYVALTRATQQLTVVSGERDEPDAAGVPDLLRD
- a CDS encoding anti-sigma factor family protein; this encodes MSNLYGGFGTGGPGAVRGGPQGQGDIHETVGAYALGILDDAEATAFEAHLATCDWCAQQLDDLAGMEPMLAALADMPGSHGTPAIGESLSAKPSPRLVERLVDEVSERRAQKRRRSFYLVAAAAALIIGGPVAVMAVNGGDDGNTGHTVAAVSPAKAAFQSMTDKVSATDPTTGVSATIAMQAKDWGTSGAIEVKGVKGPLKCSWVAVGKNGERETLASWSVPQWGYGIPDGKTEESKNPLYVSGAAAFTPNQIDHFELMTFDGKKLVEVKA
- a CDS encoding sigma-70 family RNA polymerase sigma factor, whose protein sequence is MRKDSAVADERKRPRARHRMTSSSASSTEPDEELMRALYREHAGPLLAYVLRLVAGDRQRAEDVVQETLIRAWKNAGQLNRATGSVRPWLVTVARRIVIDGHRSRQARPQEVDPSPLEVIPAEDEIDKALWLMTLSDALEDLTPAHREVLVETYFKGRTVNEAAETLGIPSGTVRSRVFYALRSMKLALEERGVTA
- a CDS encoding RNA-guided endonuclease InsQ/TnpB family protein, coding for MKLVVQVRLLPTPVQAAALEATLHACNEAATWASGVAFDKDVKRNFALREHTYGELKTRWGLGAQAAQHVIKKTCDAYAALKANLSSGNLGRPGSRRYRKATGKPIAFRSQSAQPYDDRMLSWRIDQRKVSIWTVAGRVKDVAFTASPQQLATLALYRRGESDLVCRDGMWFLLATCEVPEAAQNTDPVDFLGVDLGIVNIATTSDGEIMAGRQLNRIRRRERTLRTKLQKKNTPSAKRRLKKRRRKEARRARDINHKIAKHVVAEAERTGRGIALEDLRGIRERVRLRKPQRATHSSWAFAQLGSFIAYKARREGVPVVYVDPAYTSRTCAECGHIDKANRVSQAWFACRSCGFVDHADRNGSRNIRARAWELWRRGAQSTAPASPVAATGGAGRKRHVTASDARCASPVASAAGS